TACGCCGAGAACGGCACCACCACGCTGCGCATCCTCACCCTCGGCACCGTCGGCGTCGCCCTCAACTTCTGGTCGGCGATCCGGCTGCGCATCGCCCAGCACCAGAGCGCCATGGTCGTGGTGCAGCTCGTCACCACCGTCGCGATGGTGGGCGCTGCCGCGCTGCTGGTGGGGCGCGGCATCGAGTTCGTGGCCCTCGCCTGGGGCGGCGGCCACCTGCTGGGCGGCCTGCTCGGCTACACCGTGAGCCGCCGCTTCGCCCCCCTCCGCGACACCGAGCCCGACCTGCCCGTGACCCAGACGATCCCCCCGGTGGTGGCCCGATGAGCCCGTCCCATCGCCCGATGCGCGTCCTGCTCGCCGCCCCGCGGTTCCCGCCCGACGTCGGCGGCCTGGAGTCGTACGCCGGCTGGGTGGCGCGCACCCTGGCCGCCTCGCCGGACCACGACGTCCGGGTGGTCACCAGCCACTCCGGTCGAGGGCGCCTCGAGGGCGAGGTGGACGGCATCCCGGTCACCCGGCTCGGGTCGTGGGTGACCCTGTCGAACACCCCGGTCAACCCGCTCTGGCTGGCCCAGCTGCGCGCATTGATCCGTGAGTTCCGCCCCGACGTCGTCAACGTCCACTCGCCGGTCCCCGGCCTCGCCGACGCCATCGTGGCGGTGGCCGGCCCCGTCCCCGTGGTGATGACCTACCACGCCGGCTCCCTGGTCAAGGGCGAGTCGCGGGCGATCGACGCCGTCCTGCGCACCTACGAGCGCCGGGTGCTGCCGCGCGTCTTCGACCGCTGTGCCGAGCTGGTCGCGGTCTCCCCGGTGGCGATGACGCACGCGACGGGCCGCGCCACCATGATCACACCCGGGGTCGACACCGACTTCTTCTCGCCGGACCCGGACGTGGTGCGGGGCCGTCGGATGCTGTTCGTGGGCCGCGTGGAGGCGAGCTCGCGGTGGAAGGGCATCTCCACCCTGATCGAGGCGCTGGCGCTGGCCGCGCCCCTGGTGCCCGGCATCGGGCTCGACGTGGTGGGCGACGGGGACGACGTGCCCCGGCTGCAGCGCCTCGCCCAGGCGCGGGGCGTCGCCGACCTGGTGACCTGGCACGGCTCCCTCACCCACACCGAGCTGGTCGGCCTCTACCGCTGCGCCGGCGTCACGGTGCTGCCGTCGCTGACCGAGGCGGAGTCGTTCGGGATGGCGCTGGTCGAGGCCATGGCCTCGGGCTGCCCCCTGGTGGGCTCCGACGTCGGCGGGATCCCCTTCGTCCTGGCGGACGGCGAGCACGGCCTGCTCGTCGACCCCGGCGACGCCGCGAGCCTGGCCGCGGCGGTCGAGCGGGTGCTGCTCGACCCGGACCTGGCCGAGCGGCTGAGCGAGGCGGGCCGTCGCGCGGCGGTCGAGCGCTGGGACTGGCGCCACCAGTCGGCCGCGACGACCGAGGTGCTCGCCCGAGCCGTCCGGGGTTCGGTCCGCCAGCTGGTCTGACTCAGCCCGAGGTGTCGGCCACGGCGCGGCGCACCGCCTCCCAGGCCGGCTTCTGGCTCCCGTCGAGCCGACGCAGCCCGAAGTGGTCCTCGACGGTCCCGCCCGTCTCGAGGTCGCGCCAGGTGTAGAGCATCAGCGCCCGGACCTGCGGCGCGGCGGCGGCTGCGCGCACCCCGGCCGCCAGGATGCGGGCCTGCTGGGCCTCGTCGACCGCGCCGGTCGGCGACCCGTCGGTGGAGGCGCCGCCGGTCGGCGCGCCGTACT
This genomic interval from Nocardioides scoriae contains the following:
- a CDS encoding glycosyltransferase family 4 protein, with the translated sequence MRVLLAAPRFPPDVGGLESYAGWVARTLAASPDHDVRVVTSHSGRGRLEGEVDGIPVTRLGSWVTLSNTPVNPLWLAQLRALIREFRPDVVNVHSPVPGLADAIVAVAGPVPVVMTYHAGSLVKGESRAIDAVLRTYERRVLPRVFDRCAELVAVSPVAMTHATGRATMITPGVDTDFFSPDPDVVRGRRMLFVGRVEASSRWKGISTLIEALALAAPLVPGIGLDVVGDGDDVPRLQRLAQARGVADLVTWHGSLTHTELVGLYRCAGVTVLPSLTEAESFGMALVEAMASGCPLVGSDVGGIPFVLADGEHGLLVDPGDAASLAAAVERVLLDPDLAERLSEAGRRAAVERWDWRHQSAATTEVLARAVRGSVRQLV